A window of the Besnoitia besnoiti strain Bb-Ger1 chromosome VI, whole genome shotgun sequence genome harbors these coding sequences:
- a CDS encoding hypothetical protein (encoded by transcript BESB_068430), with protein sequence MNKYDMLDLVGEGAYGVVLKCRRKDTGELVAIKTFKGNEESTNVKRTIAREINALKNLRHENIVLLKEAFRWKGKLHLVFEYIQKNLLEILEASPSGLDQETVRLCIWQLVKALNHCHRNDVVHRDIKPENLLVNPKTRKLKLCDFGFARQLHDAGGPLTDYVATRWYRSPELLLGDSEYGSPVDMWAVGCIMGELIDGQPLFPGDNEVDQLYKIQLVLGPLLPHHMKMFKENPRFTGLAFPALPPRETLLLRYHNKFDKIAIDFMSKLLCMDPAKRLTAKMALQHPYLKELEAKEREERVCHPAVAELLATERKRHTSSTRSSQSSLSSSVCQPDSSPAVALSQASETSPYPGHSQQPSPQRSEQRSSSRGQPVGGLLTVKIQSPPRLPSDHDMAQGRLSQKELFSGGNIFQHHQRAHADQQLANGWGRAPLSLQFSEEMPGGGSHAEPSHTDVRRAASRNPAEQKRHREEATSQAGAHQILLEESMEHRGLQWRAADDQEQTGRQHHAELSDLPLRLQGPFEHLALTNTRDKGEVPSSVRSEPQGERNDPSAERLPGCISPETARGFPQQVARPSADVGDVFQTPGFCLETETLEEPGMPKRKAALPILPLRLAEEAEVPGHVSAGQRQADSIRTGSTLPPMSERQLTEVGTQHGYSPDAGGSRHQSEAEVATASGSHANNNVESSLASSSRELSCAQRRESRNRCGHHSARAMSCIGDDEVANGAPLPPNVSPPAAFLPVDSELGSAVVAFEPQEAGRHLLSADSLSRASQQGLPVFPPSVDHAAEARACLPAVYLSGNPALCRGRPLFAQQSTDAHQIPLRHACSPGQMAASPQALRTLARHTPPRSGDRLPSHEGQQAAVGNAPDRGDVTQREGNPAWRDVTRPRSSSSVRAPESQAASSPPPLQSRGDRLDYLWEATAHQSRRSGQQERPACASSADRPCVERHTLNTEAGLPVATASRPSPSKSSQNLTGCGQAVDAHAHEPPTAFAPTGSLRGSTRRRSRADVSMKGAGDKNSCATSGPFDLRPQAPHRRSTPDCASASPARLRRHATDDHRRRAAAPRKRIQMSQTQDGRARSDSSVPAGDTPAQELSGSGPRWTDVPVGGDGRPAALAPKKARGDTQLSCSSSSGGSSRVSGSSAERGGGLPGHRTVRGRRVGGSRRSRTISQTIPGAATTL encoded by the exons ATGAACAAGTACGACATGCTCGACCTGGTGGGGGAGGGGGCCTACGGCGTCGTGCTCAAATGCAGAAGAAAG GACACAGGAGAACTCGTGGCGATTAAAACATTCAAGGGCAATGAAG AAAGCACCAATGTGAAGAGAACTATTGCGCGCGAGATAAACGCTCTGAAAAATCTGAGGCACGAGAACATTGTCTTGCTGAAAGAAGCCTTCCGGTG GAAAGGAAAGCTGCATTTGGTGTTCGAATATATACAGAAAAACCTCCTAGAAATCCTCGAAGCGTCGCCGTCCGGACTGGAT CAAGAAACCGTGCGGCTCTGCATCTGGCAACTCGTGAAGGCGCTGAACCATTGCCACCGGAATGACGTCGTCCACAGAGACATCAAACCCGAGAATCTCCTTGTGAATCC GAAAACTCGCAAACTGAAGCTCTGTGACTTCGGATTTGCGCGCCAGCTGCATGACGCAGGGGGGCCTCTTACGGACTACGTGGCAACGCGGTGGTACAGGTCACCTGAGTTGCTGCTCGGCGACTCCGAATACGGCAGTCCGGTAGACATGTGGGCTGTGG GCTGTATTATGGGCGAACTCATTGATGGGCAACCGCTGTTTCCCGGTGACAATGAAGTCGACCAGCTCTATAAAATTCAACTCGTCCTGGGGCCGCTTCTTCCACATCACATGAAAATGTTCAAGGAGAATCCCCG GTTTACGGGGCTTGCCTTTCCTGCGCTTCCTCCACGGGAAACTCTGCTGCTCAG ATACCACAACAAATTTGACAAAATCGCAATTGACTTCATGTCCAAATTGCTCTGCATGGACCCCGCCAAGCGCCTCACTGCCAAGATGGCCCTGCAGCACCCGTACCTGAAAGAGTTAGAAGCTaaagagcgcgaggagc GAGTCTGCCACCCAGCGGTGGCTGAGCTGCTCGCGACAGAAAGGAAGCGCCACACGAGCTCGACTCGAAGTAGCCAATCGAGTCTGTCTTCTTCGGTGTGTCAGCCTGACAGTTCGCCAGCGGTTGCTTTGTCACAA GCCAGCGAGACGTCTCCGTACCCGGGACACAGCCAGCAGCCCTCGCCTCAAAGAAGTGAACAACGGAGCTCCTCTCGCGGGCAGCCAGTCGGAGGTCTGCTCACAGTGAAGATTCagtccccgccgcgcctgccgagcGATCACGACATGGCGCAGGGCCGGCTCTCTCAGAAAGAACTCTTCAGCGGAGGGAACATTTTTCAACACCACCAGAGGGCGCACGCCGATCAACAGCTTGCAAACGGCTGGGGACGGGCGCCCCTGTCGCTGCAGTTTTCTGAGGAGATGCCGGGCGGGGGGTCGCACGCGGAGCCTTCACACACCGACGTCCGGCGAGCCGCCTCGCGCAACCCGGCTGAGCAGAAACGCCACCGGGAAGAGGCCACCAGTCAGGCAGGCGCACACCAGATTCTGCTGGAGGAATCGATGGAGCATCGCGGCCTTCAATggcgagctgcagacgacCAGGAGCAGACTGGTCGCCAGCACCACGCGGAACTTTCAGATCTTCCATTGAGGTTACAGGGCCCGTTTGAACATTTGGCTTTAACGAATACCCGCGACAAAGGAGAGGTGCCCAGCTCCGTTCGTAGTGAGCCACAGGGCGAGCGGAACGATCCCAG CGCGGAACGACTACCAGGATGCATATCTCCCGAGACG GCACGTGGCTTCCCTCAGCAGGTGGCGCGGCCAAGCGCAGATGTCGGGGATGTTTTCCAAACCCCTGGTTTCTGCCTCGAAACCGAGACGCTCGAAGAACCAGGCATGCCAAAGAGAAAAGCTGCCTTACCGATACTGCCCCTTCGCCTagccgaagaggcagaagtcCCTG GTCACGTCTCCGCTGGCCAACGGCAAGCAGACTCGATTCGAACCGGGTCTACGCTGCCCCCGATGTCAGAACGCCAGCTGACTGAGGTTGGTACGCAGCACGGCTACAGTCCCGACGCTGGTGGAAGCCGCCACCAAAGCGAAGCCGAAGTAGCAACTgcgagcggcagccacgcCAACAACAACGTCGAAAGTTCCCTCGCGAGTTCATCGCGTGAGCTCAGCTGCGCACAACGCCGAGAGAGTCGCAACCGCTGCGGGCACCACTCCGCGAGGGCGATGTCCTGTATAGGGGATGACGAAGTCGCCAACGG AGCTCCTCTACCTCCCAACGTCTCCCCCCCGGCCGCGTTCCTGCCCGTCGACTCCGAATTAGGTTCCGCTGTCGTCGCTTTCGAACCTCAGGAGGCGGGCCGCCACCTGCTCTCTGCTGACAGCTTGTCGAGAGCCAGCCAGCAGGGCTTGCCCGTTTTCCCGCCGTCTGTTGATcatgcagcggaggcgcgtgcatGTCTCCCCGCTGTCTATCTGTCGGGGAATCCTGCGCTCTGTCGAGGCCGTCCTCTTTTCGCTCAGCAGTCTACCGACGCGCACCAGATTCCACTTCGGCATGCGTGCTCTCCAGGCCAAATGGCGGCTTCTCCGCAAGCCCTACGGACTTTGGCTCGGCACACCCCACCGCGCTCAGGCGACCGCTTGCCTTCCCACGAAGGGCAGCAGGCAGCCGTTGGGAACGCCCCAGACCGTGGGGACGTGACCCAGAGGGAAGGTAATCCGGCGTGGCGGGACGTTACTCGGCCGCGGTCATCGTCTTCTGTTCGGGCGCCCGAGTCTCAagctgcgtcctcgccacCGCCTCTGCAGTCACGTGGCGACAGACTCGACTACTTGTGGGAGGCCACGGCTCACCAGAGTCGGCGGTCAGGTCAGCAGGAgaggcctgcatgcgcttcgaGCGCCGATCGCCCGTGTGTCGAGCGCCATACTTTGAACACAGAAGCCGGGCTGCCAGTAGCCACTGCTTCACGTCCCTCTCCTTCCAAAAGCAGTCAAAACCTAACGGGGTGTGGTCAGGCCGtggacgcgcacgcgcatgaACCCCCGACGGCGTTTGCGCCGACAGGCAGCCTCAGGGGCTCCACGCGTCGACGGAGCCGAGCAGACGTCAGCATGAAAGGCGCTGGGGACAAGAATTCATGCGCGACTTCCGGCCCCTTTGACCTGCGCCCGCAGGCTCCCCATCGACGGTCTACCCCCGACTGTgcgtcggcctcgcctgcgcgccttaGGCGTCACGCCACGGACGATCATCGAAGAagggccgcagcgccgcgcaagcGAATTCAGATGTCCCAGACGCAAGACGGAAGAGCGcggagcgacagcagcgtgcctgcgggcgacacgccggcgcaggaaCTTTCAGGAAGCGGCCCGAGGTGGACCGACGTTCCTGTTgggggcgacggcaggcctgcggcgctcgccccaAAGAAAGCTCGAGGCGACACGCAACTGTCGTGCAGCAGCTCtagcggaggcagcagcagggtCTCAGGATCCTctgccgagcgcggcggcggcctgcctgGCCACCGCACAGTCCGGGGACGACGCGTGGGAGGCTCACGACGCAGTCGAACTATCTCGCAAACGATTCCAGGTGCGGCGACAACGCTCTAG
- a CDS encoding hypothetical protein (encoded by transcript BESB_068460) produces the protein MRTLGGSSSHAAREKAAVELQFLESGVNQAASSDSGKVGVCAAFYPLVADAGEKKAPPWPLCMSRRDGREEAALMKTLLNFWSLALVALAFWRNASEVVAWHDQAHMLVAAVAREYLKPDTVEKIEAILAEWTAEYPTTSTLETAAVWLDHVACSMPGRYCRGFLRQDDIRIFKPWHYTSHVYNPQGLTLDPRDAVQPYPQTGSAWILIKAYESLRNCRSEESSPKASAVRAPREAEATNGGGPPEPPQEEQAREEEVARGADMPVAFLHSSLSSSSFFPLLQAFSEKLAALLSWSSSTSAPEFAGTSGRSVADYFVPPALVFSRPAEDAQGPRRNAGGAKSEKAAAAESAPAAVCSKLSLNLHLRVLLHVYGDAHQPLHSTETFSTAFPKGDDGGNNITVILPGSVAGAASGSGTENPLSAGEPDGTETAPRGPPGSAPGDEAWTESPRGEKRSRSSHTLHSEWDAAFGQYDTLFYDVDMTELKKEAQRLVKLHPLDAHARKTFLDFAGIVRESHQLAREHVFSEFDWATFSSASLPYGPSREYVEKSQAICEKQIALGGARLALVLESLSASLPAPPSTGGSALASSSQASALESAAGSVVGEEGAAALRPSCAASEDSVCVSRKRGGNGPVLLFSEPSASLESAAVALQYSRPLSALLLALFTMLLCLLLALVWTCRQLKFYKHAISLTTGRDRLRRATDEDSAGALAAAASSLECAGLFSAPSAVVAPQRRVLNAATPMATRLLASAAE, from the exons ATGCGCACATTAGGAGGCAGCTCGTCGCACGCAGCGCGTGAGAAGGCAGCGGTCGAGCTTCAGTTTCTTGAGTCCGGTGTGAATCAAGCAGCAAGCAGCGACTCAGGAAAGGTGGGTGTTTGCGCAGCGTTCTATCCGCTGGTTGCGGATGCaggagaaaagaaggcgccgccatGGCCGTTGTGCATGTCGAGAAGGGACGGTCGAG aagaggcggcgctcaTGAAGACGCTTCTCAATTTTTggagcctcgcgctcgtcgcactAGCCTTCTGGCGGAACGCGAGCGAAGTCGTGGCTTGGCACGACCAG GCGCATATGCTTGTTGCAGCGGTCGCGAGGGAGTACCTGAAGCCAGACACCGTGGAGAAAATCGAGGCGATTCTGGCGGAGTGGACGGCCGAGTACCCCA cgacgtCGACTCTGGAGACTGCCGCCGTGTGGCTAGACCATGTCGCTTGCTCGATGCCCGGCCGCTActgccgcggcttccttcGGCAGGACGACATCCGC ATCTTCAAGCCATGGCACTATACGAGCCACGTCTACAACCCGCAGGGGCTGACGCTAGATCCTCGCGACGCCGTTCAGCCGTACCCGCAGACCG GTAGCGCGTGGATTTTGATAAAAGCCTACGAGTCTCTGCGCAACTgcagaagcgaagagagctCGCCGAAGGCGTCCGCAGTtcgcgcgccgagggaggCCGAAGCGACGAATGGGGGAGGGCCTCCGGAGCCTCCTCAAGAGGAGCAGGCGCGTGAGGAAGAAGTTGCGCGTGGAGCCGACATGCCTGTCGCGTTTCTCCactcgtcgctgtcgtcgtcgtcgttctttcctctgctgcaggcgtTCAGCGAAAaactcgccgcgctgctgtcgtGGAGCAGCAGCACGTCGGCGCCCGAGTTTGCAGGCACTTCTGGGCGCTCAGTTGCGGACTACTTCGTCCCTCCGGCGCTTGTTTTCAGCCGCCCCGCTGAGGACGCACAGGGGCCGCGGAGAaatgccggcggcgcgaagagcgagaaggccgccgcggccgagtctgcgcccgcagccgtCTGTAGCAAACTCTCGCTGAACCTCCACctgcgcgtgctgctccACGTCTACGGTGACGCGCACCAGCCGCTTCACTCGACAGAAACCTTTTCAACTGCCTTCCCcaagggcgacgacggcggaaacAAC ATCACCGTAATCTTGCCGGGGTCGGTGGCGGGTGCGGCCTCGGGTTCAGGAACGGAGAACCCGCTGTCGGCAGGCGAGCCCGACGGAACCGAGACTGCCCCTCGGGGGCCACCGGGCTCGGCACCGGGGGACGAAGCGTGGACTgagtcgcctcgcggcgagaagcgcagtCGCAGCTCCCACACCTTGCACAGCGAATGGGATGCAGCGTTTGGCCAGTACGATACGCTGTTCTACGACGTGGACATGACTGAGCTCAAGAAGGAG gcgcagcgccttgtCAAACTCCATCCTCTCGACGCTCACGCGAGGAAAACGTTTCTGGACTTCGCGGGTATCGTCCGAGAAAGTCACCAGCTGGCGAGAGAGCACGTCTTCTCTG AGTTCGACTGGGCCACGttctcgtcggcgtcttTGCCGTACGGGCCGAGCCGTGAATACGTGGAGAAGAGCCAGGCGATTTGCGAGAAGCAGATTGCGCTGGGCGGCGCACGTCTGGCGCTGGTGCTAGAGAGTCTGAGCGCCtccctgcctgcgccgccgtccacAGGCGGgtccgcgctcgcgtcctcgtcgcaggcgtcggcgctggagtccgcggcggggtcggtcgtgggcgaggagggcgcggcggctttgCGGCCGtcgtgcgccgcctctgAGGACTCAGTTTGCGTTTCgcggaagagaggaggaaacggTCCCGTTCTTCTGTTTAGCGAGCCCAGTGCGTCGTTGGAGTCTGCCGCTGTGGCGCTGCAGTACTCGCGGCCACTATCTGCCCTCCTACTCGCTCTTTTCACCAtgctcctctgtctcctcctcgctctcgtgtGGACTTGCCGGCAGCTCAAGTTTTACAAACACGCAATTTCGCTCACAACGGGGCGCGACCGACTCCGCAGAGCGACTGACGAAGACTCTGCGGGCGCTctggccgctgccgcctccagccTGGAATGCGCtggcctcttctctgcgccgtccgccgtcgtcgcgcctcagcggcgcgTGTTAAATGCCGCGACACCTATGGCgacccgcctcctcgccagtGCAGCAGAGTAG
- a CDS encoding hypothetical protein (encoded by transcript BESB_068420): MAYLVAWMTALSSGTFHGATALFGLLADGSGYITDSSLQKALWIGGVELAEEKRRLLFYRLDRYPAAFCLRLRFASAPRQDALKLVFLFTTATMRRGVPEGRFSSESSAEERGFAGRQAKARRCLSASPTFHTCAKSEWERRRGPRYTSATAGARSVSPAGSARGRGMSPSGQRPCIPPRASCRWGIAQLVAYMQSHEEARGEFECCKSMLAQRKDFNLLDFWRLFDPVCRGFTTAAQITDAMKRIGFSPDPDGVDAFVSKHSLLRNGRLRYSDFNKAFLSLDRSSAECLLNRQSSYRGGFPAPHLFFSKETRALVTETLRAAVQVRSGLQMFHARAPWGKNLAALCIGIGNWNFLAGLSAG, from the exons ATGGCATACTTGGTGGCTTGGATGACTGCATTGAGCAGCGGAACGTTCCATGGCGCAACCGCTCTCTTCGGGCTTCTCGCTGACGGCTCAGGGTACATAACTGATA GTAGCCTACAAAAGGCCCTTTGGATTGGCGGCGTGGAACTCGCCGAGGAGAAAAGGCGTCTCCTGTTCTATCGGCTGGATAG ATACCCTGCCGCGTTTTGCCTGCGACTCCGTTTCGCAAGCGCTCCGCGGCAAGATGCACTCAAGCTGGTCTTCCTGTTCACTACCGCGACCATGCGCCGCGGAGTGCCCGAG GGTCGTTTCTCCTCAGAGTCCAGCGCTGAAGAGCGAGGCTTTGCTGGCCGtcaagcgaaggcgcgccgatGCTTGAGCGCTTCCCCGACTTTCCACACTTGCGCGAAGTCTGAGTgggagcgccgcaggggTCCACGATACACGAGCGCAACAGCAGGGGCCAGAAGTGTGAGCCCAGCAGGTAGCGCCAGGGGCAGGGGAATGTCCCCCAGCGGCCAGCGGCCCTGCATCCCGCCCAGAGCAAGCTGCCGCTGGGGCATTGCCCAGTTGGTCGCCTACATGCAGAGCCatgaagaagcgcgaggagaatTCGAATGCTGTAAAAGCATGCTTGCGCAAAG AAAGGATTTCAATCTACTAGATTTCTGGCGTCTATTTGACCCCGTATGCCGCGGTTTCacgacagcggcgcagatCACTGATGCCATGAAACGCATAGGCTTCTCTCCCGATCCAGACGGGGTAGATGCCTTTGTCAGCAAACACTCATTGCTGCGGAACGGTCG GCTTCGCTACAGCGATTTCAACAAGGCTTTTCTGTCGCTAGACAGGAGCAGTGCGGAATGTCTACTAAACCGCCAATCGTCGTACCGCGGAGGTTTCCCTGCCCCACACCTCTTTTTCTCGAAGGAGACTCGGGCGCTCGTAACCGAGACGCTTCGAGCCGCTGTCCAGGTGCGCTCGGGGCTCCAGATGTTCCATGCACGCGCTCCATGGGGGAAGAATCTGGCTGCGTTATGTATTGGAATCGGGAACTGGAACTTTCTGGCAGGCTTGAGCGCAGGCTAA
- a CDS encoding putative ribosomal RNA large subunit methyltransferase I (encoded by transcript BESB_068450): MSPVPVISAASAAPFSFSRAAHFLTRRGRAKLITCGGSPSWRFPTHLTGRDALRRRPAFGFGDPRLVSEVWPRFLPSGGGAESDTGGPCESRNRHPSASPVPGGSHAARHAGTPTGLIHETVRGVLVLKTPAGAGATARSSRPSSPWIFSNEVASCSLQNPFETSPLKEASNPAAAASLSASSEAGDSAAAGERKVERGALVRLQDEKGNAYGIGYYNRHALISARVLTDKADEPIDQDFFLRRFRAALQNRIHLNQALSRSTPTCRYRQPAEPREHMDLFFRLVNGEADGLPGLIVDLYGDYACVQSLTRGMDMLLPVASSALRRLLDLQGILVRRDLPDRALEFPCPSPKLNSGDSERVIAPWISEPRVIYGNIPDEVTVAENGCLFPVDMRRSPETGWRFDRREFRKQVTLLSQGNHVLELFGHSSACSLTCLLLGKAKRCVVVDSSPRSMELARRGMEMNGITSDQLQIEEENAEAWLESYARRMNRTSQDPRLFDIVVLDTPTLAYRKSDLPEARATVRRLVEAAALLTAPRGYMAITNSSRHYSPGVFLADVSAACAGAGRSAVLCAEGGAGFDFPCDVRLPRSTELQWAVVELSEP, from the exons ATGTCTCCTGTGCCTGTTATCTCGGCCgcatcggcggcgcccttctcTTTCAGCCGAGCTGCACACTTTCTGACCCGCCGGGGTCGAGCTAAGTTGATCACCTGCGGAGGGAGTCCTTCGTGGCGTTTCCCGACGCATCTGACCGGGCGCGACGCACTCCGGCGTAGACCCGCCTTCGGGTTTGGCGATCCGCGCCTCGTCAGCGAGGTGTggcctcgttttcttccatccggaggcggcgctgaatCAGACACTGGAGGTCCGTGCGAGTCTCGAAACAGACAtccctcggcgtctccagTCCCCGGCGGCTCGCACGCAGCCAGACATGCGGGCACCCCGACGGGGTTGATCCATGAG ACGGTGCGCGGCGTGCTGGTTTTGAAGACTCCCGCGGGAGCGGGCGCCACCGCCCGTAGCTCTCGCCCGTCCTCTCCCTGGATTTTCAGCAATGAAGTGGCCTCTTGCTCTCTTCAGAATCCGTTCGAGACCAGCCCGTTGAAAGAGGCGTCAAAcccggctgccgccgcgagcttgtccgcctccagcgaggcgggagactccgcggcggcgggcgagaggaaggTGGAGCGTGGAGCTCTTGTGCGGCTGCAGGACGAAAAAGGCAACGCCTACGGCATTGGATACTACAACCGGCATGCGCTGATTTCCGCGCGTGTCCTCACCGACAAGGCAGACGAGCCCATCGATCAggacttcttcctccgcaggTTCAGAGCTGCACTCCAAAACCGAATTCACCTGAATCAGGCGCTCTCTAGGAGCACCCCGACCTGTCGGTACCGCCAGCCGGCTGAGCCCCGAGAGCACATGGACCTGTTTTTCCGCCTCGTGAACGGAGAAGCGGACGGTTTACCCGGGCTGATTGTGGATCTATATGGCGATTATGCATGTGTCCAGTCCTTGACAAGGG GTATGGATATGCTGTTGCCCGTGGCGAGTTCCGCCTTACGCCGCCTGTTGGATCTACAAGGCATCCTGGTTCGCAGAGACCTCCCAGACAGAGCTCTCGAGTTCCCCTGTCCATCCCCCAAACTGAATAGCGGTGACAGCGAGAGAGTGATCGCTCCCTGGATCTCCGAACCCCGCGTCATCTATG GCAACATTCCCGACGAGGTCACGGTTGCAGAAAACGGCTGCCTGTTCCCCGTGGACATGCGGCGGTCTCCGGAGACAG GCTGGCGCTTCGATCGAAGGGAGTTCCGGAAACAGGTCACACTCTTGAGCCAGGGCAACCATGTTTTGGAGCTGTTTGGCCATTCATCAG CGTGCAGTCTCACTTGCCTCCTGCTGGGAAAAGCGAAGCGATGCGTCGTCGTGGACAGCAGCCCGCGGTCGATGGAGCTAGCCCGACGAGGCATGGAGATGAACGGCATCACTTCCGACCAGCTGCAGATTGAAGAGGAAAATGCCGAGGCTTGGTTAGAGAGCTACGCGCGAAGGATGAACAGAACCAGCCAAG ATCCACGCTTGTTCGATATAGTCGTTCTCGACACACCGACCCTCGCATATCGCAAGAGCGACCTCCCGGAAGCGCGGGCGACCGTTCGGCGCTTGGTAGAAGCAGCGGCTCTTCTCACGGCGCCCCGCGGCTACATGGCCATAACAAACAGCAGCCGGCACTACTCACCTGGAGTCTTTCTGGCTGACGTCTCGGCAGCatgcgctggcgcaggccgGTCTG CGGTTCTGTgtgcggagggaggcgcgggctTCGACTTTCCGTGTGACGTCAGACTGCCGCGGTCTACGGAGCTTCAGTGGGCTGTTGTAGAACTCTCTGAGCCCTAG
- a CDS encoding hypothetical protein (encoded by transcript BESB_068440), translating into MARAHHSPPGPLPDNRSEARPELGTSGSTAAPLRCLPPQGKQDFSTPPAAASTASPHPRLLLSTGPSRVPPVFIHQKAGMNISVATAADHATTPPREVLAHIRSTEIAGSPSSSSSRDPGLPSPSAYSGVNAGCSPILTSPHTGLGSDASAGVEEGGRMPPKDTQHFSSPLCFRVMPRCRFNTQAESLGKHHVAALGPPHTHAAAAKSRTGHPATSAGGASLATCSPSLFVKGGAVQAPAGPARFPATNKQPTHWARDPVLTPATRAPTLGRRHVEAVCPQPAAAAFPRRSLINASSRKRHQLPPFGGLKLPTPATKTAMAVAVSQQKSAKKFPTADSCRTPLIAETLVPSLRPSVFPFLLTGAVGAAVPVAGGVTHPLLGVRSQQGQRVAVEAAAGRQGPDMPQATRFRVPPKPAAPKGQVCAEGGSSPFSRLDGTAASEAPSSESCVHESSPGRGPEARLKAEICTTVTGALATGSRHPSPLAQEPLRKRADSRHLRLGANVPRSQNIPALGLQKRHRQLPALVKPGHAVGSGTGVHATSSVERLDSLRAVYGCLRPFKNWGAPPGATLIQGTPRKRTGSGASRRSVAGKELESEESPLEFPVGLPEGRKGQHGQSKDTGRAGVADQGAGGKRASDIAVTQIRGGNLVRMLPVKETRQ; encoded by the coding sequence ATGGCTCGCGCTCATCACTCACCTCCCGGTCCCCTGCCCGATAACCGAAGCGAAGCCAGGCCTGAGCTTGGCACTTCAGGTTCCACTGCGGCACCGCTGCGATGCCTGCCGCCTCAGGGGAAGCAGGATTTCAGCACGCCACCAGCGGCTGCCTCAACCGCTTCTCCTCACCCTCGACTCCTTCTCAGCACGGGTCCGTCTCGCGTGCCGCCAGTATTTATCCACCAAAAGGCTGGAATGAACATCTCTGTAGCGACAGCCGCTGACCACGCAACTACTCCGCCCCGCGAAGTGCTCGCGCACATTCGGTCAACGGAGATTGCTGggtcgccttcctccagcagctctCGCGATCCAGGCCTGCCCAGCCCCTCGGCATATTCGGGTGTAAATGCCGGCTGCTCTCCAATACTGACTTCGCCGCACACAGGGCTAGGCAGTGACGCGTCGGCCGGCGTAGAAGAGGGGGGTCGAATGCCTCCGAAGGATACCCAGCACTTTTCTTCACCGCTTTGCTTTCGCGTGATGCCTCGATGTCGATTCAACACCCAGGCCGAGTCCCTCGGCAAACACCACGTGGCGGCCCTCGGGCctccgcacacacacgctgcagcagcaaagTCTCGAACAGGTCATCCTGCCACATCGGCGGGCGGGGCGTCTCTGGCGACATGCAGCCCCAGTCTCTTCGTGAAAGGAGGCGCGGTACAGGCCCCAGCAGGACCAGCGCGCTTCCCGGCGACCAACAAGCAGCCTACACACTGGGCACGCGACCCTGTGCTCACGCCAGCCACCAGAGCCCCCACTCTGGGAAGAAGGCACGTGGAGGCCGTGTGCCCACagccggctgccgccgcattCCCTCGGCGTTCTTTAATAAATGCGTCTTCTCGGAAGAGACACCAGCTGCCCCCGTTCGGCGGACTCAAGTTGccgacgccagcgacgaAAACCGCCATGGCCGTGGCAGTCTCGCAGCAGAAGAGCGCGAAAAAGTTTCCAACTGCGGACTCATGTCGAACTCCCCTGATTGCGGAAACTCTTGTACCGTCCCTCAGACCCTCCGTGTTCCCCTTTTTGCTCACGGGGGCAGTCGGAGCCGCCGTGCCCGTGGCAGGGGGCGTAACGCATCCCCTGCTTGGCGTCCGCTCGCAGCAGGGCCAGCGAGTCGCTGTtgaggctgctgcaggcagACAAGGTCCCGATATGCCACAGGCGACCAGGTTTCGCGTGCCTCCAAAGCCTGCAGCTCCCAAGGGACAGGTGTGTGCTGAAGGAGGCAGCTCTCCGTTCTCGCGGTTGGACGGCACAGCCGCCTCTGAAGCGCCTTCGAGCGAAAGCTGCGTCCACGAGAGTTCCCCTGGGCGTGGGCCAGAAGCTCGGCTGAAAGCAGAGATATGCACCACGGTGACTGGCGCGTTGGCAACAGGCAGCCGCCACCCGTCGCCCCTCGCACAGGAGCCACTCAGAAAACGCGCGGATTCAAGACATCTGAGACTTGGCGCCAACGTGCCGAGGTCTCAGAACATCCCCGCGCTGGGGTTGCAAAAAAGGCACCGCCAGTTGCCGGCACTCGTAAAGCCTGGGCACGCAGTTGGGTCAGGGACGGGAGTGCATGCCACTTCAAGCGTTGAGCGCCTCGACTCGTTGCGAGCTGTATATGGGTGCTTACGGCCTTTCAAAAACTGGGGGGCTCCGCCGGGCGCGACCCTCATCCAGGGGACGCCTCGGAAAAGAACGGGCTCTGGGGCGAGCAGGAGAAGCGTCGCGGGGAAGGAGCTGGAATCTGAGGAATCCCCACTCGAGTTCCCCGTAGGCCTTCCTGAAGGGAGGAAGGGGCAGCATGGGCAGAGCAAAGACACAGGCAGAGCAGGTGTGGCTGACCAAGGCGCCGGGGGTAAAAGGGCCTCAGATATCGCCGTGACACAGATAAGGGGCGGCAACTTAGTCAGGATGCTCCCCGTCAAGGAGACCAGACAATGA